In one window of Micromonospora cathayae DNA:
- a CDS encoding arylamine N-acetyltransferase family protein: MFDIDRYFEHLGYTGGRERSADNLRELHKKHMMTVPFDNSRNAPKGLAIWDDVDAGVDAFHEALIVEGRGGICHEHSGLFRGALLELGYDVSIVSAGVRGANDQFGPDLEHMMNVVRLDGEQWLVDVGFAGPSFIEPVRISPEVQSQYGFDYRVVESGDYLVLERRTRAKDWHAVYRFTLTERKLTEWKAIASGENDDPVWHWAGEMIAAGTLIYGRAYDNGQLLLVGRRYLRAEDGQEHVRVLAKTDEYQAVIRNVLLQDA; encoded by the coding sequence ATGTTCGACATCGACCGGTACTTCGAGCACCTGGGTTACACCGGTGGCCGTGAGCGGTCCGCCGACAATCTGCGCGAGCTGCACAAGAAGCACATGATGACCGTCCCCTTCGACAATTCCCGGAACGCGCCGAAGGGCCTGGCCATCTGGGACGACGTCGACGCCGGGGTGGACGCCTTCCACGAGGCGTTGATCGTCGAGGGGCGTGGCGGCATCTGCCACGAGCACAGTGGACTGTTCCGGGGGGCGCTGCTCGAACTCGGTTACGACGTGTCGATCGTGTCGGCCGGCGTACGGGGGGCCAACGACCAGTTCGGGCCGGACCTGGAACACATGATGAACGTGGTCCGGCTCGACGGGGAGCAGTGGCTGGTGGACGTCGGGTTCGCCGGCCCGTCCTTCATCGAGCCGGTCCGCATCTCGCCCGAGGTGCAGAGCCAGTACGGCTTCGACTACCGGGTGGTGGAGAGCGGCGACTACCTGGTGCTGGAGCGCCGGACCCGGGCCAAGGACTGGCACGCGGTCTACCGGTTCACCCTGACCGAGCGGAAGCTGACCGAGTGGAAGGCCATCGCCAGCGGCGAGAACGACGACCCGGTCTGGCACTGGGCCGGCGAGATGATCGCGGCCGGCACGCTGATCTACGGGCGGGCCTACGACAACGGCCAGCTTCTGCTGGTCGGGCGGCGGTACCTGCGCGCCGAGGACGGTCAGGAGCATGTCCGGGTGCTGGCCAAGACCGACGAGTACCAGGCCGTCATCCGGAACGTCCTGCTTCAGGACGCCTGA
- a CDS encoding bifunctional 3-(3-hydroxy-phenyl)propionate/3-hydroxycinnamic acid hydroxylase — MERIDADVAIVGDGPVGQTLAVLLARQGWQVVVVDRWPQPYTMSRAVAFDSETARILAMAGIRDYVANDTEPSGRYIWRNGEGRVLLDIQGSVTGWCGWPDSTSMYQPALENALRNQGRELPSLRVRRGWEAVAATDLGDRVELRAVDRNGESLTVTAGWLVGCDGANSFVRGLIDPPVRDLGFSHDWLICDVVLTRPRVFDPNNLQVCDPARPRTEASAGPGHRRWEFMRVADESVAEIDTVESAWRLLELFDVTPDNARLLRHAVYTFQSRWAENLRSGRVLIAGDAAHVMPPFAGQGMCSGLRDAANLAWKLGLVLRGQARDGVLDSYVAERVRHVQHAVRLSVDLGKVICQLDPRAAADRDLVMTAARERGVGAGRPQAPVHPLRAGLLHHGGRPPAGPLTGTLSRQARVARRGVTGLFDEVVGSGFVLLSSEDPRPFLDADTRAFLAGLGTHLVTLVPAGEQTADGTAVVDVDDVYLPYLAAAGARAVLVRPDFYVFGQVTEAEDYGRLVTDLRRQIAVDALTTG; from the coding sequence ATGGAGCGGATTGACGCCGACGTGGCCATCGTCGGCGACGGCCCGGTCGGCCAGACCCTGGCGGTCCTGCTCGCCCGGCAGGGCTGGCAGGTGGTGGTGGTGGACCGCTGGCCCCAGCCGTACACGATGTCGCGGGCGGTCGCGTTCGACAGTGAGACGGCCCGCATCCTGGCCATGGCCGGAATCCGGGACTACGTCGCGAACGACACCGAACCCTCGGGCCGCTACATCTGGCGGAACGGGGAAGGTCGGGTCCTGTTGGACATCCAGGGTTCGGTGACCGGTTGGTGCGGTTGGCCGGACTCGACCTCCATGTACCAGCCGGCGCTGGAGAACGCGTTGCGGAACCAGGGCAGGGAACTGCCGTCGCTGCGGGTCCGGCGCGGGTGGGAGGCGGTGGCGGCCACCGACCTGGGCGACCGGGTGGAGCTGCGCGCGGTCGACCGGAACGGGGAGTCGCTGACCGTCACGGCCGGCTGGTTGGTCGGCTGCGACGGCGCGAACAGCTTCGTCCGGGGGCTGATCGATCCGCCGGTACGGGATCTCGGGTTCTCCCACGACTGGTTGATCTGCGACGTGGTACTGACCCGGCCACGGGTCTTCGACCCCAACAACCTCCAGGTGTGCGACCCGGCCCGGCCCCGCACCGAAGCCTCGGCGGGGCCGGGGCACCGGCGGTGGGAGTTCATGCGGGTGGCGGACGAGTCGGTGGCGGAGATCGACACCGTCGAGTCGGCGTGGCGGCTGCTGGAACTGTTCGACGTCACCCCGGACAATGCGCGGCTGCTGCGTCACGCCGTCTACACCTTCCAGTCCCGCTGGGCGGAGAACCTGCGGTCCGGCCGGGTGCTGATCGCCGGGGACGCGGCACACGTGATGCCGCCGTTCGCCGGCCAGGGCATGTGCTCGGGGCTCCGGGACGCCGCCAACCTGGCCTGGAAGCTGGGTCTGGTGTTGCGCGGCCAGGCCCGGGACGGGGTGCTCGACTCGTACGTCGCCGAACGGGTCCGGCACGTGCAGCACGCCGTACGGTTGTCGGTCGACCTCGGCAAGGTGATCTGTCAGCTGGATCCGCGGGCCGCCGCCGACCGTGACCTGGTGATGACCGCGGCCCGGGAACGGGGCGTGGGAGCGGGCCGGCCCCAGGCGCCGGTACATCCGCTCCGGGCCGGCCTGCTGCACCACGGCGGGCGGCCCCCGGCGGGCCCTCTGACCGGTACGTTGTCCCGCCAGGCCCGGGTCGCCCGGCGGGGAGTGACCGGTCTGTTCGACGAGGTGGTCGGCTCCGGGTTCGTGCTGCTGTCGAGCGAGGACCCGCGTCCGTTCCTGGACGCCGACACCCGGGCCTTTCTGGCGGGGCTCGGCACGCACCTGGTGACCCTGGTGCCGGCCGGGGAGCAGACGGCCGACGGGACGGCGGTGGTCGACGTCGACGACGTGTACCTGCCGTACCTGGCTGCGGCCGGGGCGCGGGCGGTGCTCGTCCGGCCGGACTTCTACGTGTTCGGCCAGGTCACCGAGGCCGAGGACTACGGCCGGCTGGTGACGGACCTGCGGCGGCAGATCGCGGTGGACGCGTTGACGACCGGCTGA
- a CDS encoding MFS transporter produces the protein MGQPAQPSNRSLWLSLIVLCAGQMMIVIDQNIVNVALPTVQRDLGFSEANLVWVVNAYVIPFGGLLLLAGRLGDMLGRKRIFITGIVMFSAASLLCGLATNEAMLIGFRFVQGIGGAVASACILGMVATTFDEPRKQAQAIGAYSFASAGGGAVGPLIGGILTDLVDWSWIFFINVPIGAVVVLLAARNVPHETGLGGISRKADFLGAALVTAGLMSGVYAIVNAEKVGWAATETLILGPISILLLVAFVIREATAEEPLLPLKIFRSRALSAANLVQFLMIAGMFGLLFFGTLYLQKVLGLNSLEAGLGYVPIALVIAAVSLGLSAKVITKFGQRPVLYAGLVLIVAAFVMLSFARVDGTYLVDFLPATVVMGLGFGLAAPAMMGLGMSAVTPQDAGIASGLFNTTQQIGGAVGLTVLSAFVTARINDLGGADDIVALNGGYHRAFQAGAVFVVIALIIAVAMLRSSERVAAEQQQAHAPAL, from the coding sequence ATGGGCCAGCCCGCCCAGCCATCAAACCGGTCACTCTGGCTGTCACTCATCGTGTTGTGCGCCGGCCAGATGATGATCGTCATCGATCAGAACATCGTCAACGTCGCACTCCCGACGGTGCAGCGCGACCTGGGCTTCTCCGAGGCCAACCTCGTCTGGGTGGTGAACGCGTACGTCATCCCCTTCGGCGGCCTGCTGCTGCTCGCCGGACGACTCGGTGACATGCTGGGCCGGAAGCGGATCTTCATCACCGGCATCGTCATGTTCAGCGCCGCGTCGCTGCTGTGCGGTCTGGCCACCAACGAGGCGATGCTCATCGGCTTCCGCTTCGTCCAGGGCATCGGCGGCGCCGTCGCGTCGGCGTGCATCCTCGGCATGGTCGCCACCACCTTCGACGAGCCCCGCAAGCAGGCCCAGGCGATCGGCGCGTACAGCTTCGCGTCGGCCGGCGGCGGCGCGGTCGGCCCGCTCATCGGTGGCATCCTCACCGACCTGGTGGACTGGAGCTGGATCTTCTTCATCAACGTCCCGATCGGCGCGGTCGTGGTGCTGCTCGCCGCCCGCAACGTCCCGCACGAGACCGGCCTGGGCGGAATCAGCCGCAAGGCCGACTTCCTGGGTGCGGCCCTGGTCACCGCCGGCCTGATGAGCGGCGTGTACGCCATCGTCAACGCCGAGAAGGTCGGCTGGGCGGCGACCGAGACGCTGATCCTGGGCCCGATCTCGATCCTGCTGCTCGTCGCCTTCGTGATCCGCGAGGCCACCGCCGAGGAGCCGCTGCTGCCCCTGAAGATCTTCCGCTCCCGGGCGCTGTCCGCGGCGAACCTGGTGCAGTTCCTGATGATCGCGGGTATGTTCGGCCTGCTCTTCTTCGGCACCCTCTACCTGCAGAAGGTCCTGGGCCTCAACTCTCTCGAGGCCGGCCTCGGGTACGTGCCGATCGCCCTCGTGATCGCCGCGGTCTCCCTCGGCCTGTCGGCCAAGGTGATCACCAAGTTCGGTCAGCGGCCGGTGCTCTACGCCGGCCTGGTGCTGATCGTCGCGGCCTTCGTGATGCTCTCCTTCGCCCGGGTCGACGGCACGTACCTGGTGGACTTCCTGCCCGCCACCGTCGTCATGGGCCTCGGCTTCGGCCTGGCCGCCCCGGCGATGATGGGGCTGGGCATGTCGGCGGTCACCCCGCAGGACGCCGGCATCGCGTCCGGGCTGTTCAACACCACCCAGCAGATCGGCGGCGCGGTCGGACTGACCGTGCTCAGCGCCTTCGTCACCGCCCGGATCAACGACCTGGGCGGCGCCGACGACATCGTCGCGCTGAACGGCGGCTACCACCGGGCCTTCCAGGCCGGCGCGGTCTTCGTCGTGATCGCCCTGATCATCGCGGTCGCCATGCTGCGGTCGTCCGAACGGGTCGCGGCGGAGCAGCAGCAGGCCCACGCCCCCGCCCTCTGA
- a CDS encoding 3-deoxy-7-phosphoheptulonate synthase: MPSSIVLESLPGYAEIEKNLLGKLSAALDLPASQQPHWPDPAHVQSVRQFLSTLPPLAHPPETDRLRQHLAEVAQGRMLLLQGGDCAETFATSTGPHVRANVTTLHRMSAVLRGGTGLPVVGVGRIAGQYAKPRSAALDVLGLPAYRGDIVNSATPTPQERTPDPGRMVQAYFHARSTLETVRAVSAHPDEIYSSHEALLLTYEQALTRVVTTAGQPRLYGGSAHFLWIGERTRQLDGAHVAVAELLANPIGIKLGPGTTPAQAVEYVERLDRAGEPGRLTLITRMGRGRVRDLLPPIVERVTASGHQVVWQCDPMHGNTRTSANGYKTRHFDDIADEVAGFVEVHRALGTHPGGLHLEFTGDPVTECLGGSDGIGEHELAGCYETTCDPRLNARQSVELVRHSAELFAAGPGHRNTDVTA; the protein is encoded by the coding sequence ATGCCTTCATCGATTGTGCTCGAATCATTGCCGGGTTACGCCGAAATCGAGAAGAATCTGCTCGGCAAGCTGTCCGCAGCACTGGATCTTCCGGCCTCGCAACAACCACACTGGCCCGATCCGGCGCACGTCCAGTCGGTACGACAGTTCCTGTCCACCCTGCCACCGCTGGCGCACCCACCGGAGACCGACCGGCTCCGGCAGCACCTGGCCGAGGTGGCCCAGGGCCGGATGCTGCTGCTCCAGGGCGGCGACTGCGCGGAAACCTTCGCCACCAGCACCGGACCGCACGTCCGGGCCAACGTCACCACCCTGCACCGGATGTCCGCCGTGCTGCGCGGCGGCACCGGACTGCCGGTGGTCGGCGTCGGCCGGATCGCCGGCCAGTACGCCAAACCGCGGTCGGCGGCCCTGGACGTGCTGGGACTACCGGCGTACCGGGGAGACATCGTCAACTCCGCGACGCCGACCCCGCAGGAGCGGACCCCCGACCCCGGCCGAATGGTCCAGGCGTACTTCCACGCGCGCTCCACCCTGGAGACGGTGCGCGCCGTCTCCGCACACCCCGACGAGATCTACAGCAGCCACGAGGCCCTCCTGCTGACCTACGAGCAGGCCCTGACCCGGGTCGTCACGACCGCCGGGCAGCCCCGCCTGTACGGCGGCTCGGCGCACTTCCTCTGGATCGGCGAACGGACCCGGCAGCTCGACGGCGCACACGTCGCCGTCGCCGAGCTGCTGGCCAACCCGATCGGGATCAAGCTCGGCCCCGGCACCACCCCGGCGCAGGCCGTCGAGTACGTGGAACGGCTGGACCGCGCCGGCGAACCCGGCCGACTGACGCTGATCACCAGGATGGGCCGCGGCCGGGTCCGCGACCTGCTGCCGCCGATCGTGGAACGGGTCACCGCCAGCGGACACCAGGTGGTGTGGCAGTGCGACCCGATGCACGGCAACACCCGGACCTCGGCGAACGGCTACAAGACCCGGCACTTCGACGACATCGCCGACGAGGTGGCGGGATTCGTCGAGGTGCACCGGGCGCTGGGCACCCATCCCGGTGGTCTCCATCTGGAGTTCACCGGCGATCCGGTCACCGAATGCCTGGGCGGCAGCGACGGCATCGGCGAGCACGAGTTGGCCGGATGCTACGAGACCACGTGTGACCCCCGACTCAACGCACGCCAGTCGGTAGAGCTCGTGCGGCACAGTGCCGAACTTTTCGCCGCCGGCCCAGGGCACAGGAACACGGATGTGACCGCGTAA
- a CDS encoding 3-dehydroquinate synthase family protein, giving the protein MTQVHVELADRSYLVHIGAGVRHQLADAVAEIGARRAVVVSARPADQTPDPGVPYQVVPARDGEADKTLATVHDLCRRFTEAGLNRGDVVVAVGGGTTTDTVGLAAALYHRGTAVIHLPTTLLAQVDASVGGKTAVNLPEGKNLVGAYWQPRAVFCDTDYLSTLPPREWTNGYGEIARCHFIGAGDLRGRPTEEQISASVARKAEIVSADERDSGLRHLLNYGHTLGHALELATGFALRHGEAVAIGTVFVGILAGELGRIDRARVDEHLAVVRHYDLPWQLPAGLRADTLIDLMRLDKKSTGGLAFVLDGPHGAELVRDVPESVVAHCLATMPRR; this is encoded by the coding sequence ATGACCCAGGTGCACGTCGAGTTGGCGGACCGTTCCTACCTCGTGCACATCGGTGCCGGGGTCCGTCATCAGCTGGCCGACGCCGTGGCGGAGATCGGCGCGCGACGGGCGGTCGTCGTGTCGGCCCGACCCGCCGACCAGACCCCCGACCCCGGCGTGCCGTACCAGGTGGTGCCGGCCCGCGACGGTGAGGCGGACAAGACCCTCGCCACCGTCCACGACCTGTGCCGCCGGTTCACCGAGGCGGGACTCAACCGGGGCGACGTGGTGGTCGCCGTGGGCGGCGGCACCACCACCGACACGGTCGGGTTGGCCGCCGCCCTCTACCACCGGGGCACGGCGGTGATCCACCTGCCGACGACGCTGCTGGCCCAGGTCGACGCGAGCGTGGGCGGGAAGACGGCGGTCAACCTGCCCGAGGGAAAGAACCTGGTCGGTGCGTACTGGCAGCCCAGGGCGGTGTTCTGCGACACCGACTACCTGTCGACCCTGCCGCCCCGGGAGTGGACCAACGGGTACGGGGAGATCGCCCGATGTCACTTCATCGGCGCGGGTGACCTGCGTGGCCGGCCCACCGAGGAGCAGATCTCGGCCAGCGTGGCCCGCAAGGCCGAGATCGTGTCCGCCGACGAACGCGACAGCGGACTCCGGCACCTGCTCAACTACGGGCACACCCTGGGCCACGCCCTGGAACTGGCCACCGGGTTCGCGCTGCGGCACGGCGAGGCGGTCGCCATCGGCACCGTGTTCGTCGGCATCCTCGCCGGTGAACTGGGACGGATCGACCGGGCCCGGGTGGACGAGCACCTGGCCGTGGTGCGGCACTACGACCTGCCGTGGCAGCTACCGGCCGGGCTCCGCGCCGACACGCTGATCGACCTGATGCGCCTGGACAAGAAGTCCACCGGCGGACTGGCGTTCGTGCTCGACGGACCGCACGGCGCCGAGCTGGTCCGGGACGTCCCCGAGTCGGTGGTGGCGCACTGCCTGGCCACGATGCCCCGCCGCTGA
- a CDS encoding HAD-IA family hydrolase: MSAERFPAHRGVAREPIRAVVFDLDGVLVDSFSVMRQAFTAAYREVVGAGEPPFAEYNRHLGRYFPDIMRIMGLPLEMEEPFVRESLRLAGEIEPFPGVRDLLQRLREGGVATAVATGKSGWRARSLLDRLGMMELFDHVVGSDEVARPKPAPDIVLRALELLGARPQEAVMVGDAVTDLASARGAGVTAVAAVWAEVDEATLLAAGPDLVLRRPAELAELCAVRSVRTPTG; the protein is encoded by the coding sequence TTGAGCGCCGAGCGGTTCCCGGCCCACCGGGGGGTCGCCCGCGAGCCGATCCGCGCGGTCGTCTTCGACCTCGACGGTGTGCTGGTGGACAGCTTCTCGGTGATGCGGCAGGCGTTCACCGCCGCGTACCGGGAGGTGGTGGGTGCGGGTGAACCGCCCTTCGCCGAGTACAACCGGCACCTCGGGCGGTACTTCCCGGACATCATGCGGATCATGGGGTTGCCCCTGGAGATGGAGGAACCGTTCGTCCGGGAGAGCCTCCGGCTGGCGGGGGAGATCGAACCCTTCCCCGGGGTCCGGGACCTGCTCCAGCGGCTGCGCGAGGGCGGCGTGGCGACCGCCGTCGCGACCGGGAAGAGCGGTTGGCGGGCCCGGTCGTTGCTCGACCGGCTCGGGATGATGGAGCTGTTCGACCACGTCGTCGGCTCCGACGAGGTGGCCCGGCCGAAGCCGGCGCCGGACATCGTCCTCCGGGCCCTGGAGCTGCTCGGGGCACGGCCGCAGGAGGCCGTGATGGTCGGGGACGCGGTCACCGACCTGGCCAGTGCGCGCGGAGCCGGCGTGACCGCGGTGGCGGCGGTGTGGGCCGAGGTGGACGAGGCCACGCTCCTCGCCGCCGGACCCGACCTGGTCCTGCGGCGGCCAGCCGAACTCGCCGAACTGTGCGCGGTACGGTCCGTGCGGACGCCGACCGGGTGA
- a CDS encoding DegT/DnrJ/EryC1/StrS family aminotransferase — translation MSASGKPPEFPTWPQFDDDERTGLIRALEQGQWWRMGGNEVNQFEQEFARYHGTEYALALTNGTHALELALQLLGVGPGTEVIVPAFTFISSSQAAQRIGAVAVPVDVDLETYCVDPAAVERAIGPKTKAIMPVHMAGHVADMDSLTKLSADSGVPLLHDAAHAHGAQWHGRRVGELGSLAAFSFQNGKLMTAGEGGALTFPDAATHEEGFLRHSCGRPPTDRGYFHQTSGSNFRMNEFSAAVLRAQLRRLDGQIELREQRAPLLSRILGEIDGVVPQGRDERCDRNPHYMMMFRIPGITEQRRNIVVDALIERGVPAFAAFRAIYRCPGFWETGGPELSVDELARRCPNTEALYTDCIWLHHRTLLGTEEQMYQIGEIVSDVLGVA, via the coding sequence ATGAGCGCCTCAGGGAAACCGCCGGAATTTCCGACGTGGCCGCAATTCGACGACGACGAGCGCACCGGCCTGATCCGCGCCCTGGAACAGGGTCAGTGGTGGCGCATGGGCGGTAACGAGGTCAACCAGTTCGAGCAGGAGTTCGCCCGGTACCACGGCACCGAGTACGCCCTGGCGCTGACCAACGGCACACACGCCCTCGAGCTGGCCCTGCAACTGCTCGGTGTCGGGCCGGGCACCGAGGTGATCGTGCCCGCCTTCACCTTCATCTCCTCGTCCCAGGCCGCCCAGCGGATCGGAGCGGTGGCGGTACCGGTCGACGTCGACCTGGAGACCTACTGTGTCGACCCGGCTGCGGTCGAGCGGGCCATCGGTCCGAAGACCAAAGCGATCATGCCGGTGCACATGGCCGGGCACGTCGCCGACATGGACAGCCTGACCAAGCTCTCCGCCGACAGCGGGGTGCCGCTGCTGCACGACGCGGCACACGCGCACGGCGCGCAGTGGCACGGCCGGCGGGTGGGTGAACTGGGTTCGCTCGCGGCGTTCAGCTTCCAGAACGGCAAGCTGATGACCGCCGGCGAGGGTGGGGCGTTGACCTTCCCCGACGCGGCGACGCACGAGGAGGGCTTCCTCCGGCACAGCTGCGGGCGACCGCCGACTGACCGGGGGTACTTCCACCAGACCTCGGGATCGAACTTCCGGATGAACGAGTTCTCCGCCGCGGTCCTGCGCGCCCAGCTCCGTCGGCTGGACGGGCAGATCGAGCTACGCGAGCAGCGTGCCCCGCTGCTGTCGCGGATCCTCGGCGAGATCGACGGCGTGGTGCCGCAGGGGCGCGACGAGCGCTGTGACCGCAACCCGCACTACATGATGATGTTCCGCATCCCCGGCATCACCGAGCAGCGGCGCAACATCGTGGTCGACGCCCTGATCGAGCGGGGCGTCCCGGCCTTCGCCGCCTTCCGCGCGATCTACCGCTGCCCCGGCTTCTGGGAGACCGGCGGGCCGGAGCTGAGCGTGGACGAGCTGGCCCGCCGGTGCCCGAACACCGAGGCCCTCTACACCGACTGCATCTGGCTGCACCACCGCACCCTGCTCGGCACCGAGGAGCAGATGTACCAGATCGGGGAGATCGTCAGCGACGTCCTGGGCGTGGCATGA
- a CDS encoding type II 3-dehydroquinate dehydratase, whose amino-acid sequence MGVMLLVNGPNLGILGRREPEVYGTETLADIEKAVAEEVAERGWDVVSVQRDSEGELVSEINRRPETVGAIVNPGALMIAGWSLRDSLAAYPRPWVEVHISNVWARERFRHDSVIAPLAHGVVVGLGPFGYRLAAQALMHLVD is encoded by the coding sequence ATGGGTGTAATGCTCCTGGTGAATGGCCCAAACTTGGGCATACTCGGTCGACGCGAACCCGAGGTGTATGGCACGGAGACCTTGGCCGATATTGAGAAGGCGGTCGCCGAGGAGGTCGCCGAACGCGGTTGGGACGTTGTTTCGGTGCAGCGCGACTCGGAGGGCGAGCTGGTCTCCGAGATCAACAGACGACCGGAAACCGTGGGTGCGATCGTGAATCCCGGCGCGCTCATGATCGCGGGTTGGAGCCTGCGTGACTCCCTCGCCGCCTACCCCCGGCCCTGGGTCGAGGTGCACATCTCCAACGTCTGGGCCCGGGAACGGTTCCGCCACGATTCGGTCATCGCCCCGCTCGCGCACGGCGTCGTGGTCGGGCTGGGCCCCTTCGGCTACCGGCTGGCGGCCCAGGCCCTGATGCACCTGGTCGACTGA
- a CDS encoding thioesterase II family protein: protein MIPSAEGNALWLRTFQPAPAAPVRLVCLPHAGGSASFFVPVARALAPAVEVVAVQYPGRQDRRSEPGIESLVGLADTIATELRALGDRPLALFGHSMGATVGFEVARLLEEAGSPPVRLFASGRRAPAQPATGTEFRLDDESILADLRQLSGTDSRVLGDDELLRLAIPTIRADYAATAGYRFTGRLALSCPITVLTGDDDPKLRVDEADDWAQHTTAGYDLHVYPGGHFYLVEQQAAVLALIAERLASAAVR, encoded by the coding sequence ATGATCCCGTCCGCCGAGGGCAACGCGTTGTGGTTGCGCACGTTCCAGCCCGCGCCCGCCGCCCCCGTACGGCTGGTGTGTCTGCCCCACGCGGGCGGTTCCGCCAGCTTCTTCGTTCCCGTCGCACGGGCGCTGGCCCCCGCCGTCGAGGTGGTGGCGGTGCAGTACCCCGGCCGGCAGGACCGGCGGTCCGAACCGGGCATCGAGAGCCTGGTGGGCCTGGCCGACACGATCGCCACCGAGCTTCGCGCCCTCGGTGACCGCCCGTTGGCGCTGTTCGGCCACAGCATGGGCGCGACGGTCGGGTTCGAGGTGGCGAGATTGCTGGAGGAGGCGGGCAGCCCGCCGGTGCGGCTGTTCGCCTCGGGGCGGCGGGCCCCCGCACAACCGGCCACCGGCACCGAGTTCCGGCTCGACGACGAGAGCATCCTGGCCGACCTGCGCCAGTTGAGCGGGACCGACAGCCGGGTCCTCGGCGACGACGAACTGCTCCGGCTGGCCATCCCGACGATCCGCGCGGACTACGCCGCCACCGCCGGGTACCGCTTCACCGGCAGGCTCGCGCTGTCCTGCCCGATCACCGTCCTGACCGGTGACGACGACCCGAAACTGCGGGTGGACGAGGCCGACGACTGGGCGCAGCACACCACGGCCGGGTACGACCTGCACGTCTATCCCGGCGGCCACTTCTACCTGGTCGAGCAGCAGGCGGCCGTCCTGGCGCTGATCGCCGAGCGGCTGGCCTCCGCGGCGGTGCGCTGA
- a CDS encoding HAD-IA family hydrolase — MTSQAGVPERVRAVVFDLDGVLVDSLTVARTAFAVAYAEVVGDGEPPVEEYCRHPGRHLPDVLRLMGLPASMAEPFVRESHRLTHLVEVVPGMVEVLDVLRGRGVPLAVATGRSGVRARALLGHLGLMSRFEAVLGADEVPRPKPAPDIVLRALALLDVPPAAAVMVGDAVSDIRSARGAGVTAVAVGWGETDRRTLVAARPDLVVDEPADLLRVCAGPTWADADRAARS, encoded by the coding sequence TTGACGAGCCAGGCCGGTGTGCCGGAGCGGGTCCGCGCGGTCGTCTTCGACCTCGACGGGGTGCTGGTGGACAGTCTCACTGTCGCGCGGACCGCCTTCGCCGTCGCGTACGCCGAGGTGGTCGGGGACGGTGAGCCGCCGGTCGAGGAGTACTGCCGGCACCCGGGACGGCACCTGCCCGACGTGCTGCGCCTGATGGGGCTGCCCGCGTCGATGGCCGAACCCTTCGTCCGGGAGAGCCACCGGCTGACGCATCTGGTCGAGGTCGTGCCCGGGATGGTGGAGGTGCTGGACGTGTTGCGCGGCCGGGGGGTCCCGTTGGCCGTCGCCACCGGCCGCAGCGGCGTACGCGCCCGCGCGCTGCTCGGTCACCTCGGCCTGATGTCCCGCTTCGAGGCGGTCCTCGGAGCGGACGAGGTGCCCCGGCCGAAGCCTGCCCCGGACATCGTGCTGCGGGCCCTGGCGTTGCTCGACGTCCCGCCCGCGGCGGCGGTGATGGTCGGTGACGCGGTGAGCGACATCCGTAGCGCCCGGGGCGCAGGGGTGACCGCCGTGGCCGTCGGGTGGGGGGAGACCGATCGGAGGACCCTGGTCGCCGCGCGGCCCGATCTGGTGGTGGACGAGCCGGCCGACCTGCTGCGGGTCTGTGCTGGCCCCACCTGGGCCGATGCTGATCGGGCTGCTCGGTCGTGA
- a CDS encoding DUF5988 family protein, translated as MESTDSGPAMRTGQPATDLDDRTEGFRPVLSQDIIDDVDAILEGGPADLPLELRVHRTSRTTDKVKVPYYGGYEHFERVGTPAADDRSTVYRWIGRTRIAE; from the coding sequence ATGGAATCCACCGACTCGGGGCCCGCGATGCGTACCGGGCAGCCAGCCACTGATCTGGATGATCGGACGGAGGGTTTCCGTCCGGTCCTGAGCCAGGACATCATCGACGATGTCGACGCGATTCTGGAAGGTGGGCCAGCCGATCTGCCGCTCGAACTCCGGGTGCACCGGACCTCCCGGACGACAGACAAAGTAAAGGTTCCCTACTACGGTGGATACGAGCATTTCGAAAGAGTGGGAACGCCGGCCGCAGACGACCGGTCCACGGTTTACCGCTGGATCGGCCGTACCCGTATCGCCGAGTAG